A genome region from Pseudomonadota bacterium includes the following:
- a CDS encoding (Fe-S)-binding protein, translating into METVAPFQEVIDEIKQAGGDIAKLCFQCGKCDVVCPWNRVRSFSMRKIVREAAFGLTEIESEDVWRCTTCGTCPDRCPRGVKQIDVGIALRRLASSYDVFPASAKPARAVRGSLTTEGNPLNEERAKRADWAKELGVKPFAEGTEVLYFGCCYSSYDPRMKKVARATAAILNKAGVDFGILGTKESCCGESIRKTGAEEVYKGLAKENIKAFVDAGVKKIVVSSPHCYEAFKNQYPELMVRFEVLHMSQLLFGLIEEGRLELKGEYGKRVTYHDPCYLGRHNGIYDEPRGILKKVGGLELAEMPNSRQGSLCCGGGGGRIWMDTPKGERFSNLRIEQAMGVGAEVLATACPYCITMFEDSRLNLECEDKIVVKDITEIVQEVI; encoded by the coding sequence TTGGAAACAGTCGCCCCGTTCCAGGAAGTGATCGACGAGATCAAGCAGGCCGGCGGCGACATCGCCAAGCTGTGCTTCCAGTGCGGCAAGTGCGACGTCGTCTGCCCGTGGAACAGGGTCCGCAGCTTCAGCATGCGCAAGATCGTCCGGGAGGCCGCGTTCGGCCTGACCGAGATCGAGAGCGAGGACGTCTGGCGCTGCACGACCTGCGGCACCTGCCCCGATCGCTGCCCGCGGGGCGTGAAGCAGATCGACGTCGGGATCGCCCTGCGCCGCCTCGCGTCGAGCTACGACGTCTTTCCGGCTTCCGCGAAACCCGCGCGCGCCGTGCGCGGCAGCCTCACCACCGAGGGCAACCCGCTGAACGAGGAGCGCGCGAAGCGCGCGGACTGGGCCAAGGAGCTCGGCGTCAAGCCGTTCGCCGAGGGAACCGAGGTGCTGTATTTCGGGTGCTGCTACTCGAGCTACGACCCGCGGATGAAGAAGGTCGCACGGGCGACGGCCGCCATCCTGAACAAGGCCGGCGTCGACTTCGGCATCCTGGGCACAAAGGAGAGCTGCTGCGGCGAGAGCATCCGCAAGACCGGCGCCGAGGAGGTCTACAAGGGGCTCGCCAAGGAGAACATCAAGGCGTTCGTCGACGCCGGCGTGAAGAAGATCGTCGTCTCGTCGCCGCACTGTTACGAGGCGTTCAAGAACCAGTACCCGGAGCTCATGGTGCGCTTCGAGGTGCTCCACATGTCCCAGCTCCTCTTCGGCCTCATCGAGGAGGGGCGGCTCGAGCTCAAGGGCGAGTACGGGAAGCGGGTGACGTACCACGACCCGTGCTACCTGGGCCGCCACAACGGCATCTACGACGAGCCGCGCGGGATCCTGAAGAAGGTCGGCGGGCTCGAGCTCGCCGAGATGCCCAACTCCCGCCAGGGGAGCCTCTGCTGCGGGGGCGGCGGCGGGCGGATCTGGATGGACACGCCGAAGGGCGAGCGTTTCTCCAACCTCCGGATCGAGCAGGCGATGGGCGTCGGCGCCGAGGTGCTGGCGACCGCCTGCCCGTACTGCATCACCATGTTCGAGGACTCCAGGCTGAACCTGGAGTGCGAGGACAAGATCGTGGTCAAGGACATCACGGAGATTGTCCAGGAAGTGATTTGA
- a CDS encoding (4Fe-4S)-binding protein: MAENTTKKVKTIRIDVDKCNGCRACEVVCSAFHASPKYSSNNTARARIRVIHDPLRDLYVPVYAGDYVVAECAGRDKYTIDGKEYDECAFCRASCPSRDFFKEPDSGLPLKCDMCEGEEQPLCVKWCINDALIYEEREEAAEEEEQQKPEDLEIGLESLANKYGLRKIADTVARMSKKGQEG; the protein is encoded by the coding sequence ATGGCCGAGAACACGACGAAGAAGGTGAAGACGATCCGGATCGACGTCGACAAGTGCAACGGCTGCAGGGCGTGCGAGGTGGTCTGCTCCGCCTTCCACGCCTCGCCGAAGTACTCGAGCAACAACACGGCGCGGGCCCGCATCCGGGTGATCCACGATCCGCTCCGGGATCTCTACGTCCCGGTGTACGCCGGGGACTACGTCGTCGCCGAGTGCGCGGGCCGGGACAAGTACACGATCGACGGCAAGGAGTACGACGAGTGCGCCTTCTGCCGGGCCTCCTGCCCGTCCAGGGACTTCTTCAAGGAGCCCGACTCCGGCCTCCCGCTGAAGTGCGACATGTGCGAGGGCGAGGAGCAGCCGCTCTGCGTCAAGTGGTGCATCAACGACGCCCTGATCTACGAGGAGCGGGAGGAGGCGGCCGAGGAGGAGGAGCAGCAGAAGCCGGAGGACCTGGAGATCGGGCTGGAGTCGCTGGCGAACAAGTACGGTCTGCGGAAGATCGCGGACACGGTGGCCCGGATGTCGAAGAAGGGCCAAGAGGGCTAG
- a CDS encoding aldehyde dehydrogenase has product MRFAETGYNLEVDLTRGNIERVATDPKLTDLHLGGLGTNAKTLWDRVPPETEPFSDENLLIFSTGLLCGTPAPGANRTIVSTFSPQTRLMAYSMMGGFLAPELKYAGYDKVIIRGRSPSLVYLWIHNDKVELRDASHLRGKGAIDTAEIIKKELKEPRAQVAAIGMAGENRVFFASVEQGRSSASRGGMGAVMGDKGLKAIVVRGTRDVNVARPAEFMELCDGVLKYIKARDGHPIPGVMPILAGLGSPAEMNVHDEKWHTENFMWGNSRLRRKGFWTPEIAANWKDTLESMRTRLISCYNCPMKCGATISVPGHPTYMMKCFSKLTYTMASMTDLEFGLKIARTATEYGVDGFSAPQVMAFGLELLEAGILTEADFPGMPVDNEGRFVWLLDRIVRREGIGDVLADGTHWAAQRIGKGAEEYAHNNIKKHEQLPLKLGMLNPIYFLMYSTGEKINITQIEGNFPQAPFLTVEEREEFVKDWIHVPDERFKQWLLEWEPRGEKSIPHYPPPEATCEIVNWQEQMHHIDDALGLCAGLSSFPLKPPYHLHNLPSFISAATGMEMDTPSLKHIAKRNRTLVRAVNVRRGMRRADEKPPTDHWKNRFPELEAKLLDEYYKFKGWNADGVPTKESLHELSLGYVADDFQKRGILTETAGSEA; this is encoded by the coding sequence ATGAGGTTTGCAGAGACGGGTTACAACCTGGAAGTCGATCTCACGAGAGGCAACATCGAGAGGGTTGCGACCGACCCGAAGCTGACCGATCTGCACCTGGGCGGGTTGGGCACCAACGCCAAGACGCTGTGGGACCGGGTCCCGCCGGAGACAGAGCCGTTCTCCGACGAGAACCTGCTGATCTTCAGCACGGGCCTCCTGTGCGGCACGCCCGCGCCCGGCGCGAACCGGACGATCGTCTCCACGTTCTCTCCGCAGACACGCCTGATGGCGTACTCGATGATGGGCGGGTTCCTGGCGCCGGAGCTGAAGTACGCCGGCTACGACAAGGTGATCATCCGCGGCAGGTCTCCCAGCTTGGTCTATCTGTGGATCCACAACGACAAGGTGGAGCTGCGCGACGCCTCCCACCTCCGCGGCAAGGGCGCCATCGACACCGCCGAGATCATCAAGAAGGAGCTGAAGGAGCCGCGGGCGCAGGTCGCGGCCATCGGCATGGCCGGCGAGAACCGCGTCTTCTTCGCGTCCGTCGAGCAGGGACGGTCGAGCGCCAGCCGCGGCGGGATGGGCGCCGTCATGGGGGACAAGGGGCTGAAGGCGATCGTCGTCCGCGGGACGAGGGACGTCAACGTCGCGCGCCCGGCGGAGTTCATGGAGCTGTGCGACGGCGTGCTGAAGTACATCAAGGCGCGGGACGGGCACCCGATCCCCGGGGTGATGCCGATCCTGGCCGGGCTCGGCTCGCCGGCGGAGATGAACGTCCACGACGAGAAGTGGCACACCGAGAACTTCATGTGGGGCAATTCCCGCCTGCGGCGGAAGGGGTTCTGGACCCCGGAGATCGCGGCGAACTGGAAGGACACGCTGGAGAGCATGCGGACGCGGCTCATCAGCTGCTACAACTGCCCGATGAAGTGCGGGGCGACGATCTCGGTCCCCGGGCATCCGACCTACATGATGAAGTGCTTCTCGAAGCTCACGTACACGATGGCCTCGATGACGGACCTGGAGTTCGGCCTGAAGATCGCGCGGACGGCCACGGAGTACGGGGTCGACGGGTTCTCGGCGCCGCAGGTCATGGCGTTCGGCCTCGAGCTCCTCGAGGCGGGCATCCTGACCGAAGCCGACTTCCCCGGGATGCCGGTCGACAACGAGGGGCGGTTCGTCTGGCTGCTGGATAGGATCGTCCGGCGCGAGGGGATCGGCGACGTCCTCGCCGACGGCACGCACTGGGCCGCGCAGCGGATCGGCAAGGGCGCCGAGGAGTACGCGCACAACAACATCAAGAAGCACGAGCAGCTGCCGCTCAAGCTCGGGATGCTCAACCCGATCTACTTCCTCATGTACTCGACCGGCGAGAAGATCAACATCACCCAGATCGAGGGGAACTTCCCGCAGGCGCCGTTCCTCACGGTCGAGGAGCGGGAGGAGTTCGTGAAGGACTGGATCCACGTCCCGGACGAGCGGTTCAAGCAGTGGCTGCTGGAGTGGGAGCCGCGCGGCGAGAAGTCGATCCCCCACTACCCGCCCCCCGAGGCCACCTGCGAGATCGTCAACTGGCAGGAGCAGATGCACCACATCGACGACGCGCTCGGGCTGTGCGCGGGCCTGTCGTCGTTCCCGCTGAAGCCGCCGTACCACCTGCACAACCTGCCGAGCTTCATCTCCGCGGCGACCGGCATGGAGATGGACACGCCGAGCCTCAAGCACATCGCCAAGCGGAACCGGACCCTGGTGCGCGCGGTCAACGTGCGCAGGGGCATGCGGCGGGCCGACGAGAAGCCGCCGACGGATCACTGGAAGAACAGGTTCCCGGAGCTCGAGGCGAAGCTGCTCGACGAGTACTACAAGTTCAAGGGCTGGAACGCCGACGGCGTCCCGACGAAGGAGTCCCTGCACGAGCTGTCCCTGGGCTACGTCGCCGACGACTTCCAGAAGCGGGGCATCTTGACCGAGACGGCGGGGAGCGAAGCGTGA
- a CDS encoding TetR/AcrR family transcriptional regulator, with product MVKKINEKDDFDNDGSRRDAILKAAWDLIKHYGYNKTTIDDIARRVGIGKGTLYLHFKSKSEIMLSLTDRTNERIVARLEEIAATDAPPRDRLRACLLHRVMALYDIVDRHPHSEDVIAKMMPDVVERLDHYVRRHGEILGGIVREGCGAGAFRSADPVAAGHLLADLFEFLTPPYYRFSSRESLERFANQVVDLVLAGL from the coding sequence GTGGTCAAAAAGATCAATGAAAAGGACGATTTCGACAATGACGGCTCCAGGCGCGACGCGATCCTGAAGGCGGCCTGGGACCTCATCAAGCACTACGGCTACAACAAGACGACCATCGACGACATCGCGCGCCGCGTCGGCATCGGCAAGGGCACGCTCTACCTCCATTTCAAGTCCAAATCCGAAATCATGCTCAGCCTGACGGACCGCACGAACGAGCGGATCGTCGCCAGGCTCGAGGAGATCGCGGCGACCGACGCGCCGCCGCGGGACAGGCTGCGCGCGTGCCTCCTCCACCGGGTGATGGCGCTCTACGACATCGTCGATCGCCACCCGCACAGCGAGGACGTGATCGCGAAGATGATGCCCGACGTCGTCGAACGGCTCGACCACTACGTCCGGCGGCACGGCGAGATCCTCGGCGGCATCGTGCGCGAGGGGTGCGGCGCGGGCGCCTTCCGGTCCGCCGATCCGGTCGCCGCCGGGCACCTCCTCGCCGACCTGTTCGAGTTCCTGACTCCGCCGTACTACCGCTTCTCGTCCCGGGAGTCGCTCGAAAGGTTCGCGAATCAGGTGGTGGATCTGGTGCTCGCCGGATTGTAG
- a CDS encoding 2-hydroxyacyl-CoA dehydratase family protein, translated as MAEEKKKPSFKKIMAADAMKKVMANHFYDLNNAVKAGGPKIAWCTSVGPAELLRAMGFLVYFPENHGAVLGATRTAMDYIPIANAVGYSPEICSYLTSDVGAYLKGETPLSKQYKEITSVPKPDVLVYNTNQCRDVKDWFQWYGRRLNVPCVGIETFRNIGDVGADEVKAISAQIQELVPTLEKISGAKLDIDKLREVVGLSRRCSDLWKAVLETAAAIPSPFTFFDGTIHMGPAVVARGTQEAVDYYELLLPELKKRIADGVSAVEGEKHRIYWDGMPVWGKLRELSTLFLEQQACVVASTYCNSWVFTALDAKDPFDSMARAYTELFIVRSDDAKEKYIERMRELFKFDGILFHDSKTCPNNSNNRYGMPQRLAEKLHIPSVVIHGDLNDLRCYSEEQAVTQIEAFIEQLEGKK; from the coding sequence ATGGCAGAAGAGAAGAAGAAGCCCTCGTTCAAGAAGATCATGGCGGCGGACGCGATGAAGAAGGTGATGGCCAACCACTTCTACGACCTCAACAACGCCGTGAAGGCCGGCGGTCCCAAGATCGCGTGGTGCACGAGCGTGGGCCCCGCAGAGCTGCTGCGCGCCATGGGGTTCCTCGTCTACTTCCCGGAGAACCACGGCGCGGTGCTCGGCGCGACGCGGACCGCGATGGACTACATCCCCATCGCCAACGCGGTCGGCTACTCGCCGGAGATCTGCTCGTACCTGACGAGCGACGTCGGGGCGTACCTCAAGGGCGAGACGCCCTTGTCCAAGCAGTACAAGGAGATCACGTCGGTGCCGAAGCCGGACGTGCTCGTCTACAACACGAACCAGTGCCGCGACGTGAAGGACTGGTTCCAGTGGTACGGCCGCAGGCTGAACGTCCCGTGCGTCGGCATCGAGACGTTCCGCAACATCGGCGACGTCGGAGCGGACGAGGTCAAGGCGATCTCGGCGCAGATCCAGGAGCTCGTCCCGACGCTCGAGAAGATCTCCGGCGCGAAGCTAGACATCGACAAGCTCCGCGAGGTCGTGGGCCTGTCGCGGCGCTGTTCCGATCTCTGGAAGGCGGTGCTCGAGACCGCCGCCGCGATCCCGAGCCCGTTCACGTTCTTCGACGGCACGATCCACATGGGCCCCGCCGTGGTGGCGCGCGGCACGCAGGAGGCGGTCGACTACTACGAGCTGCTCCTGCCGGAGCTCAAGAAGCGCATCGCGGACGGCGTCTCGGCGGTCGAGGGCGAGAAGCACCGCATCTACTGGGACGGCATGCCGGTCTGGGGCAAGCTCCGCGAGCTCTCCACCCTCTTCCTCGAGCAGCAGGCGTGCGTCGTGGCGTCCACGTACTGCAACTCCTGGGTCTTCACCGCCCTGGACGCCAAGGATCCTTTCGACTCCATGGCCCGCGCCTACACGGAGCTATTCATCGTGCGGTCCGACGACGCCAAGGAGAAGTACATCGAGCGGATGCGCGAGCTGTTCAAGTTCGACGGCATCCTGTTCCACGACTCCAAGACCTGCCCGAACAACTCGAACAATAGGTACGGCATGCCGCAGCGGCTCGCCGAGAAGCTGCACATCCCGAGCGTGGTCATCCACGGCGATCTCAACGACCTGCGCTGCTACAGCGAGGAGCAGGCCGTCACGCAGATCGAGGCGTTCATCGAGCAACTCGAGGGAAAGAAGTAG
- a CDS encoding acyl-CoA dehydratase activase yields MPGPLFAGVDVGASATKVALVDAAGALVGRAILPSGVDFAAAGETALDMALGGSGAARGDVVRAVSSGYGRKNVAFATSSKTEIACHARGAHFFFPRAITVIDIGGQDNKIIKLDDAGNRLDFKMNRKCAAGTGSFLEEIARRIGVQVEEMEALAQKSTRRVEIGSFCTVFSATEILALVRRGEQVPDIVRGAFLSVVKRVTEMDPLEGEVIATGGVVAHNPTIVELLSEAIGRPVLTPPEPQLTGAIGAALFARD; encoded by the coding sequence ATGCCGGGACCGCTCTTCGCCGGCGTCGACGTCGGGGCGTCCGCCACGAAGGTCGCGCTCGTCGACGCGGCGGGCGCGCTCGTCGGCAGGGCGATCCTGCCGAGCGGCGTGGACTTCGCGGCGGCGGGCGAGACGGCGCTCGACATGGCGCTCGGCGGATCCGGCGCGGCCCGCGGGGACGTCGTCCGCGCGGTCTCCTCCGGGTACGGCCGCAAGAACGTGGCGTTCGCGACCTCGTCGAAGACCGAGATCGCGTGCCACGCCCGAGGCGCGCACTTCTTCTTCCCGCGGGCGATCACGGTCATCGACATCGGCGGGCAGGACAACAAGATCATCAAGCTCGACGACGCCGGCAACCGGCTCGACTTCAAGATGAACCGCAAGTGCGCGGCGGGCACGGGCTCCTTCCTCGAGGAGATCGCGCGGCGCATCGGCGTGCAGGTCGAGGAGATGGAGGCGCTCGCGCAGAAGAGCACGCGGCGCGTGGAGATCGGCTCGTTCTGCACCGTGTTCAGCGCCACCGAGATCCTCGCCCTCGTGCGCCGCGGCGAGCAGGTGCCCGACATCGTGCGGGGCGCGTTCCTATCGGTCGTCAAGCGCGTGACCGAGATGGATCCGCTCGAGGGCGAGGTGATCGCCACGGGCGGCGTGGTGGCGCACAACCCCACGATCGTGGAGCTCCTGTCCGAGGCGATCGGCCGCCCGGTGCTCACCCCTCCCGAGCCGCAGCTCACCGGCGCGATCGGCGCCGCGCTGTTCGCGAGGGACTGA
- a CDS encoding acetate--CoA ligase family protein produces MLDGLFRPRSVAIIGASANPLSIGHIVLRNLTEFGFQGPIFPINPKTPQIRSFKCYKSVLDVPDEIDLVNISIAAKLLPSVIEECGKKGVKFAIVHSAGFKEMGPEGIKREQELVAMANSHGIRIFGPNSQGVQNSAPEVSVYANFTFVPMKPGNISILAQSGGVGEMLKLHLHNVGLGHRMYASYGNESDLTMPEILEYYGKDDGTRAIMVQIESFKNPAKFLEVASAITPNKPILAIKAGQTREGSVAVCSHTGSLVDQGVMATAMFRKSGVLEFRDTDEMIKAAIAMSSQEPPPGRRVGLVTNTGGPGVQAVDEAITRGLTLAVWSDEGKAKLRAGLHPEASVGNPVDVVATGGPEHYRLAIETLLAEKETDMVLVFFVTAPFVDLDKIAAEIKNALATSKKPVVAVIETSEKWYSLIKNLRAGGVPVYEFPEDGARALAAMAKYSDIRARKTEAAPELKVDKAKAEGIVKRFAGKDAYLPQAEAFDLLAAYGVPVPKIALIAADGDVAAAAKKVGFPCVLKVDSTEVVHKSDAGGVQLNIKDEAALAAAFKSMRDKFSGAKATFVAMEQKPVGREVIIGVTEAPGLGSLVMFGLGGIFVEVMKDVIFGVSPLSKPEADEMIRGIKGFPMLEGVRGERGVDLKALEDLLCRVSRLAADFPSIVEMDLNPIFTYPAGTSPAAVDVRMKVR; encoded by the coding sequence ATGCTAGACGGGCTGTTCAGACCTCGTTCCGTCGCCATCATCGGCGCGTCCGCGAACCCGCTCTCCATCGGGCACATCGTTTTGCGCAACCTGACGGAGTTCGGCTTCCAGGGGCCGATCTTCCCGATCAACCCCAAGACGCCGCAGATCCGCAGCTTCAAGTGCTACAAGTCCGTCCTGGACGTCCCGGATGAGATCGACCTCGTGAACATCTCCATCGCGGCGAAGCTGCTCCCGTCGGTCATCGAGGAGTGCGGCAAGAAGGGCGTCAAGTTCGCGATCGTCCACTCCGCCGGCTTCAAGGAGATGGGCCCCGAGGGGATCAAGCGCGAGCAGGAGCTCGTCGCGATGGCGAACAGCCACGGCATCCGGATCTTCGGGCCGAACTCGCAGGGCGTGCAGAACTCCGCCCCCGAGGTGTCCGTCTACGCGAACTTCACCTTCGTGCCGATGAAGCCGGGCAACATCTCGATCCTGGCGCAGAGCGGCGGCGTGGGCGAGATGCTCAAGCTGCACCTGCACAACGTCGGCCTCGGCCACCGCATGTACGCGTCGTACGGCAACGAGAGCGACCTCACGATGCCGGAGATCCTCGAGTACTACGGCAAGGACGACGGCACCCGCGCCATCATGGTGCAGATCGAGAGCTTCAAGAACCCGGCGAAGTTCCTCGAGGTGGCGTCGGCGATCACGCCGAACAAGCCGATCCTGGCGATCAAGGCCGGCCAGACGCGGGAGGGCTCGGTGGCGGTGTGCTCCCATACGGGGAGCCTCGTCGACCAGGGCGTCATGGCGACCGCGATGTTCCGCAAGTCGGGCGTGCTCGAGTTCCGCGACACGGACGAGATGATCAAGGCCGCCATCGCGATGTCCTCGCAGGAGCCGCCTCCCGGGCGCCGCGTCGGGCTCGTCACGAACACCGGCGGGCCGGGTGTGCAGGCCGTGGACGAGGCGATCACGCGCGGCCTCACGCTCGCCGTCTGGTCCGACGAGGGCAAGGCGAAGCTGCGCGCGGGGCTCCACCCCGAGGCGAGCGTCGGCAACCCGGTCGACGTCGTCGCGACGGGCGGTCCGGAGCACTACAGGCTCGCGATCGAGACGCTGCTCGCGGAGAAGGAGACCGACATGGTGCTCGTCTTCTTCGTGACCGCGCCGTTCGTGGACCTCGACAAGATCGCGGCCGAGATCAAGAACGCGCTGGCGACCTCGAAGAAGCCGGTCGTGGCGGTCATCGAGACGAGCGAGAAGTGGTACAGCCTGATCAAGAACCTGCGCGCCGGCGGCGTGCCGGTCTACGAGTTCCCCGAGGACGGGGCGCGCGCGCTCGCGGCGATGGCGAAGTACTCGGACATCCGGGCGCGCAAGACAGAAGCTGCGCCGGAGCTCAAGGTCGACAAGGCCAAGGCCGAGGGGATCGTGAAGCGCTTCGCGGGCAAGGACGCGTACCTGCCGCAGGCGGAGGCGTTCGACCTGCTCGCGGCGTACGGCGTGCCGGTGCCGAAGATCGCCCTCATCGCCGCCGACGGCGACGTGGCGGCCGCGGCCAAGAAGGTCGGCTTCCCGTGCGTCCTCAAGGTCGACTCGACCGAGGTCGTCCACAAGTCCGACGCGGGCGGCGTGCAGCTCAACATCAAGGACGAGGCCGCGCTCGCGGCGGCGTTCAAGTCGATGCGCGACAAGTTCTCGGGCGCCAAGGCGACGTTCGTGGCCATGGAGCAGAAGCCCGTCGGCCGCGAGGTGATCATCGGCGTGACCGAGGCGCCCGGCCTCGGCTCGCTCGTCATGTTCGGGTTGGGCGGCATCTTCGTCGAGGTGATGAAGGACGTCATCTTCGGCGTGTCCCCGCTCTCGAAGCCCGAGGCGGACGAGATGATCCGCGGCATCAAGGGGTTCCCGATGCTCGAGGGCGTGCGCGGCGAGAGGGGCGTCGATCTCAAGGCGCTCGAGGATCTCCTGTGCCGGGTCTCGCGGCTCGCGGCCGACTTCCCGTCCATCGTCGAGATGGATCTCAACCCGATCTTCACCTACCCGGCCGGCACCTCTCCGGCCGCGGTCGACGTCCGCATGAAGGTCCGGTAG
- a CDS encoding four helix bundle suffix domain-containing protein yields MFSATLHSYRKSALIYDYTYRFCRRFLARSDRTIDQMVQAARSGKQNLVEGSKAAATSREMEIKLTNVARASLEELLEDFRDFLAVRDLREWSKDEPEARRIRHLGAQDPLPAESFREIVETGPAEVVANTAICLIHQANFLIDRQVQKLLREFVEDGGLRERMTRARLEARRRKWEWEEGES; encoded by the coding sequence ATTTTTTCGGCAACCCTGCACTCCTACCGAAAGTCGGCGCTGATCTACGACTACACGTACCGGTTCTGCCGGCGCTTCCTCGCCAGAAGCGATCGCACGATCGACCAGATGGTGCAGGCGGCTCGTTCGGGGAAGCAGAACCTCGTCGAGGGCAGCAAGGCGGCCGCGACCTCCAGGGAGATGGAGATCAAGCTCACGAACGTGGCGAGGGCGTCCTTGGAGGAGCTCCTCGAGGATTTCAGGGATTTCCTCGCCGTGCGGGATCTTCGGGAGTGGAGCAAGGACGAGCCGGAGGCGCGCCGCATCCGTCACCTCGGCGCGCAGGATCCGCTCCCGGCCGAGTCGTTCAGGGAGATCGTCGAGACTGGCCCGGCCGAAGTCGTCGCGAACACGGCGATATGCCTGATACACCAGGCCAACTTCCTGATTGATCGGCAGGTCCAGAAGCTCTTGCGAGAGTTCGTCGAAGACGGTGGGCTTCGCGAACGCATGACGAGGGCTCGGTTGGAGGCGAGGCGGAGAAAATGGGAATGGGAAGAAGGGGAGTCATGA